ATCCTGCAAGCTTACCGTTACCGTATCTCCGCCGGAGTCTCCCGTTTGAATTGCGACCGTTCCGGTAGAATTCAGCAGATTCGTACCGTTAAATTTCGTCTTGGTGGCAATGTCGCTGATTGCATTTTTCAAAGCTGTGTACTCGTTGTTCATGGCAGCCAGGTCGGAGCTATTGTAGGTTCCGTTGGCCGCTTGGGTTGCCAGTTCCTTCATGCGGGTCAGCATGTCGGAAACTTCGTTCATCGCGCCTTCCGCCGTTTGCACGAGCGACACGCCGTCTTGCGCGTTGCGTTGCGCTTGCGTAAGCGCACGGATTTGCGCGCGCATTTTTTCCGAGATGGAAAGACCCGCCGCATCGTCGGCCGCACGGTTGATCCGGTAGCCGGAAGACAGTTTTTCGCCGGATTTGCCCATGGCAATGTTGTTCAACAGCAGGTTGCGGTGGGCGTCCATGGCATTGATATTGTGGTTGATAATCATGCTTTTTTCCTCCTTGAAATGTTATTCCACATCCGTGTGGAAAGTTTTAGGGTGCACCCAATATATATTATCGGCATTTATCCCGATAACTTTAGGCTTTAAAAAAATATTTCTCAGCCAATTTCATATA
The genomic region above belongs to Bacilli bacterium and contains:
- a CDS encoding flagellin, whose protein sequence is MIINHNINAMDAHRNLLLNNIAMGKSGEKLSSGYRINRAADDAAGLSISEKMRAQIRALTQAQRNAQDGVSLVQTAEGAMNEVSDMLTRMKELATQAANGTYNSSDLAAMNNEYTALKNAISDIATKTKFNGTNLLNSTGTVAIQTGDSGGDTVTVSLQDISSLGLGDISSAANASTELGAVDSAIGTVNSARSALGAAQNQLEHVFNNLGTTVENLQAAESRIRDTDMAKEMMNYTKLGILQQAATAMLAQANQSPQGVLQLLR